The following coding sequences lie in one Odocoileus virginianus isolate 20LAN1187 ecotype Illinois chromosome 13, Ovbor_1.2, whole genome shotgun sequence genomic window:
- the ATP5MC3 gene encoding ATP synthase F(0) complex subunit C3, mitochondrial: MFACAKLACTPALIRAGSRVAYRPISASVLSRPETRTGEGSTVFNGTQNGVSQLIQREFQTSAVNRDIDTAAKFIGAGAATVGVAGSGAGIGTVFGSLIIGYARNPSLKQQLFSYAILGFALSEAMGLFCLMVAFLILFAM; the protein is encoded by the exons ATCAGAGCTGGATCCAGAGTTGCATACAGACCAATTTCTGCATCAGTGTTATCTCGACCAGAGACTAGGACTGGAGAG GGCTCTACAGTATTTAATGGAACCCAGAATGGTGTGTCTCAGTTAATCCAAAGGGAGTTTCAGACCAGTGCGGTCAACAGAGACATTGATACTGCAGCCAAATTTATCGGTGCAGGTGCTGCCACAGTAGGAGTGGCTGGTTCTGGTGCTGGTATTGGAACAGTTTTTGGCAGTCTCATCATTGGTTATGCCAG AAACCCTTCACTGAAGCAGCAGCTGTTCTCATATGCTATCCTGGGATTTGCCTTGTCTGAAGCTATGGGTCTCTTTTGTTTGATGGTTGCTTTCTTGATTTTGTTTGCCATGTAA